The following proteins come from a genomic window of Aspergillus oryzae RIB40 DNA, chromosome 4:
- a CDS encoding hexokinase family protein (hexokinase) yields the protein MAPITTAAAEKTKQEEYDDIHEDPIEDEEDEGSDLDPSQREYLEHHRKLDQFLSPLSLDEAVLYKLARRFSSVYRDLALHSEEQFLPTPVTHLPTGLETGRYLAIDVGGSNLRVAFIELLGDAANSDIGSTDASEQSTTIRRAQRQRVRRTLEKAWPIQEHLKMDNAEDLFSWIGDRIAEVVAESLTSDATKGKVPEELEMGITFSFPIMQESLSEATLMPMGKGFAITSDLNLRNILLSGYERHTRRPDDEDEPSSKRRKLFALPKLKIAAITNDAVATLASLAYAVKSLPNSRVAMGIIVGTGCNATIPMKLSSLHETKANHVKSKDSEAVETVINTEWTLAGSAPPLKELDIITKWDIELDRACARPGFQPFEYLTGGRYIGELIRLILFDYLTNVRGLASKELPANLVQEYALTTTYISDNVARARSDLELADVLNHSLPSPESSEWQWDAVCAGAFRKIARTVQKRAAGLIAAAVVGLLACANEIELKVESTENSPQPSSAASPEHNGGADVTAVTNFLSPSTSKVSTNAQRGNGPIVPVLSPTPTPADWQSGPEELVVAYTGGIIQHYPNFKNMCQQFIDRLIMRTGPQKSGKSVFLREVSDGGVIGAGVLAGMVANR from the exons ATGGCTCCGATCACTACGGCAGCTGCAGAAAAGAcgaagcaagaagaatatgatgaTATACATGAGGACCCtattgaggatgaggaggatgagggttCCGACCTAGACCCTTCTCAGAGGGAGTACCTGGAGCATCATCGCAAACTTGATCAATTCCTATCGCCATTGTCTCTTGATGAAGCGGTTCTATACAAACTTGCGCGTCGCTTCTCTAGCGTGTATCGTGATCTGGCCCTACACTCAGAAGAACAGTTTCTGCCGACGCCAGTGACGCACTTGCCCACAGGCTTGGAGACAGGACGTTATTTAGCCATCGATGTCGGGGGAAGTAACCTACGAGTCGCCTTCATTGAGCTGTTGGGGGATGCTGCCAATTCTGATATCGGGTCCACGGATGCCTCAGAGCAATCGACCACCATTCGAAGAGCACAAAGACAGCGCGTGAGACGAACATTGGAGAAAGCGTGGCCTATCCAGGAGCACCTAAAGATGGACAACGCAGAGGACCTGTTTTCTTGGATTGGTGATCGTATTGCGGAAGTGGTAGCCGAAAGTTTGACTTCGGATGCTACCAAAGGCAAGGTCCCCGAAGAATTAGAGATGGGAATCACATTCAGTTTTCCGATAAT GCAGGAATCATTGTCAGAGGCTACGTTGATGCCGATGGGTAAAGGTTTCGCCATTACATCGGATCTTAACCTTCGCAATATCCTTCTTAGTGGCTATGAGAGACACACAAGACGTCcggacgatgaagatgaaccTTCTTCCAAGCGCCGGAAACTTTTCGCTCTACCAAAACTCAAGATTGCTGCCATCACGAATGATGCCGTCGCTACGCTGGCATCTCTGGCTTATGCTGTCAAGTCGTTACCCAACAGCCGGGTCGCTATGGGTATCATCGTAGGCACGGGATGCAATGCGACAATTCCAATGAAACTGAGTTCTTTGCATGAAACGAAGGCCAACCATGTGAAGTCGAAAGATTCAGAGGCAGTAGAGACGGTCATTAACACTGAGTGGACTCTTGCCGGCAGCGCACCTCCCTTAAAGGAACTCGATATAATAACTAAATGGGATATTGAACTGGACAGGGCATGTGCACGACCTGGTTTCCAGCCATTTGAGTACCTGACTGGTGGTCGGTACATCGGTGAACTTATTCGGCTCATCCTTTTTGACTATCTCACCAACGTTAGGGGATTAGCTTCGAAGGAACTCCCTGCCAATCTCGTCCAAGAGTATGCATTAACGACTACATACATTTCAGATAATGTTGCTCGTGCTAGGTCGGACCTGGAACTTGCGGATGTGTTGAATCACTCTCTACCTTCCCCAGAAAGCAGTGAGTGGCAATGGGATGCTGTGTGCGCCGGTGCCTTTCGGAAGATTGCCCGGACCGTACAAAAACGAGCAGCGGGCTTGATTGCTGCAGCAGTAGTAGGGTTACTCGCCTGCGCGAACGAAATTGAGTTGAAAGTGGAGAGCACTGAAAACTCACCACAACCCTCTAGCGCTGCATCTCCTGAGCACAATGGCGGGGCTGACGTCACGGCTGTAACAAACTTCTTATCACCATCTACGTCGAAAGTATCAACAAACGCACAAAGAGGCAACGGGCCAATTGTTCCGGTTTTATCGCCCACTCCTACGCCGGCGGATTGGCAATCGGGTCCTGAAGAGCTTGTCGTCGCTTACACGGGCGGAATCATTCAACACTATCCTAATTTCAAGAACATGTGTCAGCAATTCATTGACCGTCTCAT